One part of the Esox lucius isolate fEsoLuc1 chromosome 10, fEsoLuc1.pri, whole genome shotgun sequence genome encodes these proteins:
- the oscp1a gene encoding protein OSCP1a isoform X3 yields the protein MYSNISSHNSTIHQPSKRPLKIIHRKVYGQKMTGKELYELMVMAFKYQLLLCPRPRDLLLISYNHIDAIREFVRNTPSVLNQVDETHRKIIEVYTPLSDGELQLLRQTLLIFLQDMHVRVSFFLKDKVQNPNGRFVLSTTGPVPHGTEVPGLIRVFSRSGREIKRLEFPTEGNYTSSIRVGSFELFGDRVIRFGTNMYSATPPEETHTSKNYSQKTNSEPNPLAKEELNLLARLMGRMEILNQNNDSEIGFRVSLFSTEQEEKDIVASGRSGDPSFEVINIQATQDTQVNKELARIAGEFTKEVEEPEPPDGPSNKGEDLLTMMDELV from the exons ATGTACTCCAATATTAGCAGCCACAATAGTACGATACATCAACCCAGCAA AAGACCGCTGAAGATAATACACAGAAAG GTATATGGTCAGAAGATGACAGGAAAAGAG CTCTATGAATTGATGGTGATGGCTTTCAAATATCAACTCTTGCTCTGTCCACGCCCAAGAGACCTGCTGCTCATCTCATACAACCACATAGATGCCATCCGGGAGTTTGTAAGAAACACCCCTAGTGTACTCAACCAAGTGGATGAGACGCACCGGAAGATCATTGAG GTGTACACACCCTTGTCTGATGGGGAACTTCAACTCCTCCGACAAACACTGCTCATATTCCTTCAAGACATGCATGTTAGG GTGTCCTTTTTCCTCAAAGATAAAGTGCAGAATCCTAATGGACGCTTTGTCCTCTCGACCACGGGCCCTGTGCCCCATGGTACAGAAGTTCCAGGATTAATCAG GGTGTTTAGTaggagtgggagggagatcAAGAGATTGGAGTTTCCCACAGAAGGCAATTACACCAGCTCCATCCGAGTGGGCTCCTTCGAGCTGTTTGGAGACAGAGTTATTCGATTTGGGACAAATAT GTACAGTGCGACCCCGCCAGAAGAAACCCATACATCCAAGAACTATTCTCAAAAG ACAAACTCCGAACCCAATCCACTAGCCAAAGAGGAACTGAACCTGCTGGCTCGATTGATGGGTAGAATGGAAATTCTAAACCAAAACAATGACTCTGAAATAGGTTTCCGGGTCAGCCTCTTCAGCACAGAACAAGAGGAGAAGGACAT TGTAGCATCAGGCAGGAGTGGAGATCCATCATTCGAAGTGATTAATATTCAAGCAACACAG GACACACAGGTGAATAAAGAACTGGCTAGGATTGCTGGAGAGTTTACAAAGGAAGTTGAAGAGCCAGAACCACCAGATGGACCAAGCAACAAGGGAGAGGACCTGTTGACCATGATGGATGAACTTGTTTAA
- the oscp1a gene encoding protein OSCP1a isoform X4 has translation MYSNISSHNSTIHQPSKRPLKIIHRKLYELMVMAFKYQLLLCPRPRDLLLISYNHIDAIREFVRNTPSVLNQVDETHRKIIEVYTPLSDGELQLLRQTLLIFLQDMHVRVSFFLKDKVQNPNGRFVLSTTGPVPHGTEVPGLIRVFSRSGREIKRLEFPTEGNYTSSIRVGSFELFGDRVIRFGTNMYSATPPEETHTSKNYSQKTNSEPNPLAKEELNLLARLMGRMEILNQNNDSEIGFRVSLFSTEQEEKDIVASGRSGDPSFEVINIQATQDTQVNKELARIAGEFTKEVEEPEPPDGPSNKGEDLLTMMDELV, from the exons ATGTACTCCAATATTAGCAGCCACAATAGTACGATACATCAACCCAGCAA AAGACCGCTGAAGATAATACACAGAAAG CTCTATGAATTGATGGTGATGGCTTTCAAATATCAACTCTTGCTCTGTCCACGCCCAAGAGACCTGCTGCTCATCTCATACAACCACATAGATGCCATCCGGGAGTTTGTAAGAAACACCCCTAGTGTACTCAACCAAGTGGATGAGACGCACCGGAAGATCATTGAG GTGTACACACCCTTGTCTGATGGGGAACTTCAACTCCTCCGACAAACACTGCTCATATTCCTTCAAGACATGCATGTTAGG GTGTCCTTTTTCCTCAAAGATAAAGTGCAGAATCCTAATGGACGCTTTGTCCTCTCGACCACGGGCCCTGTGCCCCATGGTACAGAAGTTCCAGGATTAATCAG GGTGTTTAGTaggagtgggagggagatcAAGAGATTGGAGTTTCCCACAGAAGGCAATTACACCAGCTCCATCCGAGTGGGCTCCTTCGAGCTGTTTGGAGACAGAGTTATTCGATTTGGGACAAATAT GTACAGTGCGACCCCGCCAGAAGAAACCCATACATCCAAGAACTATTCTCAAAAG ACAAACTCCGAACCCAATCCACTAGCCAAAGAGGAACTGAACCTGCTGGCTCGATTGATGGGTAGAATGGAAATTCTAAACCAAAACAATGACTCTGAAATAGGTTTCCGGGTCAGCCTCTTCAGCACAGAACAAGAGGAGAAGGACAT TGTAGCATCAGGCAGGAGTGGAGATCCATCATTCGAAGTGATTAATATTCAAGCAACACAG GACACACAGGTGAATAAAGAACTGGCTAGGATTGCTGGAGAGTTTACAAAGGAAGTTGAAGAGCCAGAACCACCAGATGGACCAAGCAACAAGGGAGAGGACCTGTTGACCATGATGGATGAACTTGTTTAA
- the oscp1a gene encoding protein OSCP1a isoform X1, translating to MSMTTLPLVFINLGGEMLYILDQRLRAQKTAEDNTQKGIWSEDDRKRVMNDIIATMFNKAFMEELLKPQDVYSHRALRTVLTRLAHASIMRLNQASMDRLYELMVMAFKYQLLLCPRPRDLLLISYNHIDAIREFVRNTPSVLNQVDETHRKIIEVYTPLSDGELQLLRQTLLIFLQDMHVRVSFFLKDKVQNPNGRFVLSTTGPVPHGTEVPGLIRVFSRSGREIKRLEFPTEGNYTSSIRVGSFELFGDRVIRFGTNMYSATPPEETHTSKNYSQKTNSEPNPLAKEELNLLARLMGRMEILNQNNDSEIGFRVSLFSTEQEEKDIVASGRSGDPSFEVINIQATQDTQVNKELARIAGEFTKEVEEPEPPDGPSNKGEDLLTMMDELV from the exons ATGTCTATGACGACCCTTCCATTGGTTTTTATTAACTTGGGCGGCGAAATGCTTTATATTCTCGACCAACGTCTTCGAGCTCAGAAGACCGCTGAAGATAATACACAGAAAG GTATATGGTCAGAAGATGACAGGAAAAGAG TTATGAATGACATCATTGCCACCATGTTCAACAAGGCCTTTATGGAGGAACTGCTCAAGCCCCAGGACGTCTACAGTCATAGAGCTTTGAGAACAGTGCTAACCAGGCTAGCCCATGCCTCCATCATGAGGCTCAACCAAGCCAGCATGGATAGA CTCTATGAATTGATGGTGATGGCTTTCAAATATCAACTCTTGCTCTGTCCACGCCCAAGAGACCTGCTGCTCATCTCATACAACCACATAGATGCCATCCGGGAGTTTGTAAGAAACACCCCTAGTGTACTCAACCAAGTGGATGAGACGCACCGGAAGATCATTGAG GTGTACACACCCTTGTCTGATGGGGAACTTCAACTCCTCCGACAAACACTGCTCATATTCCTTCAAGACATGCATGTTAGG GTGTCCTTTTTCCTCAAAGATAAAGTGCAGAATCCTAATGGACGCTTTGTCCTCTCGACCACGGGCCCTGTGCCCCATGGTACAGAAGTTCCAGGATTAATCAG GGTGTTTAGTaggagtgggagggagatcAAGAGATTGGAGTTTCCCACAGAAGGCAATTACACCAGCTCCATCCGAGTGGGCTCCTTCGAGCTGTTTGGAGACAGAGTTATTCGATTTGGGACAAATAT GTACAGTGCGACCCCGCCAGAAGAAACCCATACATCCAAGAACTATTCTCAAAAG ACAAACTCCGAACCCAATCCACTAGCCAAAGAGGAACTGAACCTGCTGGCTCGATTGATGGGTAGAATGGAAATTCTAAACCAAAACAATGACTCTGAAATAGGTTTCCGGGTCAGCCTCTTCAGCACAGAACAAGAGGAGAAGGACAT TGTAGCATCAGGCAGGAGTGGAGATCCATCATTCGAAGTGATTAATATTCAAGCAACACAG GACACACAGGTGAATAAAGAACTGGCTAGGATTGCTGGAGAGTTTACAAAGGAAGTTGAAGAGCCAGAACCACCAGATGGACCAAGCAACAAGGGAGAGGACCTGTTGACCATGATGGATGAACTTGTTTAA
- the oscp1a gene encoding protein OSCP1a isoform X2, whose amino-acid sequence MSMTTLPLVFINLGGEMLYILDQRLRAQKTAEDNTQKVMNDIIATMFNKAFMEELLKPQDVYSHRALRTVLTRLAHASIMRLNQASMDRLYELMVMAFKYQLLLCPRPRDLLLISYNHIDAIREFVRNTPSVLNQVDETHRKIIEVYTPLSDGELQLLRQTLLIFLQDMHVRVSFFLKDKVQNPNGRFVLSTTGPVPHGTEVPGLIRVFSRSGREIKRLEFPTEGNYTSSIRVGSFELFGDRVIRFGTNMYSATPPEETHTSKNYSQKTNSEPNPLAKEELNLLARLMGRMEILNQNNDSEIGFRVSLFSTEQEEKDIVASGRSGDPSFEVINIQATQDTQVNKELARIAGEFTKEVEEPEPPDGPSNKGEDLLTMMDELV is encoded by the exons ATGTCTATGACGACCCTTCCATTGGTTTTTATTAACTTGGGCGGCGAAATGCTTTATATTCTCGACCAACGTCTTCGAGCTCAGAAGACCGCTGAAGATAATACACAGAAAG TTATGAATGACATCATTGCCACCATGTTCAACAAGGCCTTTATGGAGGAACTGCTCAAGCCCCAGGACGTCTACAGTCATAGAGCTTTGAGAACAGTGCTAACCAGGCTAGCCCATGCCTCCATCATGAGGCTCAACCAAGCCAGCATGGATAGA CTCTATGAATTGATGGTGATGGCTTTCAAATATCAACTCTTGCTCTGTCCACGCCCAAGAGACCTGCTGCTCATCTCATACAACCACATAGATGCCATCCGGGAGTTTGTAAGAAACACCCCTAGTGTACTCAACCAAGTGGATGAGACGCACCGGAAGATCATTGAG GTGTACACACCCTTGTCTGATGGGGAACTTCAACTCCTCCGACAAACACTGCTCATATTCCTTCAAGACATGCATGTTAGG GTGTCCTTTTTCCTCAAAGATAAAGTGCAGAATCCTAATGGACGCTTTGTCCTCTCGACCACGGGCCCTGTGCCCCATGGTACAGAAGTTCCAGGATTAATCAG GGTGTTTAGTaggagtgggagggagatcAAGAGATTGGAGTTTCCCACAGAAGGCAATTACACCAGCTCCATCCGAGTGGGCTCCTTCGAGCTGTTTGGAGACAGAGTTATTCGATTTGGGACAAATAT GTACAGTGCGACCCCGCCAGAAGAAACCCATACATCCAAGAACTATTCTCAAAAG ACAAACTCCGAACCCAATCCACTAGCCAAAGAGGAACTGAACCTGCTGGCTCGATTGATGGGTAGAATGGAAATTCTAAACCAAAACAATGACTCTGAAATAGGTTTCCGGGTCAGCCTCTTCAGCACAGAACAAGAGGAGAAGGACAT TGTAGCATCAGGCAGGAGTGGAGATCCATCATTCGAAGTGATTAATATTCAAGCAACACAG GACACACAGGTGAATAAAGAACTGGCTAGGATTGCTGGAGAGTTTACAAAGGAAGTTGAAGAGCCAGAACCACCAGATGGACCAAGCAACAAGGGAGAGGACCTGTTGACCATGATGGATGAACTTGTTTAA
- the lsm10 gene encoding U7 snRNA-associated Sm-like protein LSm10, translated as MDVTHSIRERTIAENSLVILLQGLQGEVTTVDLRDESTARGRVVNVDAFMNVRLEEVMYRDRRGGLRQLADLFITGRNVRYVHIPDHVDIMKTIEAQLARIHRVRNFASEKGGRKEYLKKKN; from the exons atggacgtgACCCACTCCATCCGTGAGCGCACAATAGCAGAGAACAGCCTGGTAATCCTTCTCCAGGgtctgcagggggaggtgaccACAGTCGACCTGAGGGATGAGAGCACAGCGCGGGGACGAGTGGTCAACGTAGACGCCTTCATGAATGTCCGTCTGGAGGAG GTTATGTACCGGGATCGTCGTGGCGGACTCCGTCAGCTGGCGGATCTGTTTATCACGGGCCGGAACGTGCGATACGTCCACATCCCTGATCACGTGGACATCATGAAAACCATAGAAGCACAGCTGGCCAGGATACATCGTGTACGCAACTTTGCCAGTGAGAAAGGAGGCAGGAAGGAgtatctgaagaaaaaaaactga